One genomic region from Caldicoprobacter guelmensis encodes:
- a CDS encoding V-type ATP synthase subunit A — protein sequence MQGRIVKVSGPLVVAEGMADAKMFDVVRVSDKRLIGEIIELRGDKASIQVYEETSGLGPGDPVYSTGEPLSVELGPGLIGSIFDGIQRPLTLIREKVGDRIVRGVDVPSLDRERKWEFVPRVKAGDRVEPGDIIGVVQETSIVEHRIMVPQGIEGIVEWVYEGLATIVEPVARVKKADGTVVDITMMQKTPVRIGRRYKQKLPPAFPLITGQRVIDTFFPVAKGGVAAVPGPFGSGKTVVQHQLAKWADADIIVYVGCGERGNEMTDVLMEFPQLKDPKTGEPLMQRTVLIANTSDMPVAAREASIYTGITIAEYFRDMGYDVAIMADSTSRWAEALREMSGRLEEMPGEEGYPAYLSSRLAEFYERAGRVICLGKDGREGSITAIGAVSPPGGDFSEPVTQATLRIVKVFWALDSQLAYRRHFPAINWLTSYSLYIDRLNEWYDKELSEEWLRLRQEAMALLQEEAQLEEIVRLVGVDALSVRERLVLEAAKSIREDYLHQNAFHDVDTYTSLAKQYKMLKLIIEFYRLGQKALDAGAEFSQVVSLPVRERIGRAKYIPEGQLGQLDEILKELREQMSSLMSEGGMSYA from the coding sequence ATGCAGGGTAGGATAGTAAAGGTGTCGGGGCCGCTTGTGGTAGCCGAAGGGATGGCCGATGCCAAGATGTTTGACGTGGTGAGGGTAAGCGACAAGCGGCTTATCGGCGAGATAATAGAGCTGCGGGGAGACAAGGCTTCTATTCAGGTATATGAAGAGACTTCCGGCTTAGGCCCGGGGGATCCAGTGTATTCTACCGGCGAGCCTTTAAGCGTAGAGTTGGGGCCGGGGCTTATAGGTTCCATATTTGATGGAATACAGCGCCCCTTGACCCTCATCCGTGAAAAGGTGGGGGACCGCATTGTAAGGGGAGTGGATGTTCCTTCGCTGGATCGGGAACGCAAGTGGGAGTTTGTACCCCGCGTCAAGGCGGGTGATAGGGTTGAGCCCGGCGATATAATAGGGGTGGTACAGGAGACCTCTATAGTGGAACACCGCATTATGGTGCCACAGGGGATAGAAGGTATTGTGGAGTGGGTTTATGAAGGGCTGGCTACCATAGTAGAGCCGGTTGCCAGGGTAAAAAAGGCTGATGGAACCGTGGTAGATATTACTATGATGCAAAAGACCCCCGTTCGTATAGGAAGAAGGTACAAGCAAAAGTTGCCACCTGCCTTTCCTTTGATCACTGGGCAGAGGGTTATTGATACCTTTTTCCCTGTTGCCAAGGGAGGTGTGGCTGCCGTACCTGGTCCATTTGGCAGCGGCAAGACGGTGGTGCAACACCAGCTGGCCAAGTGGGCCGATGCCGACATCATAGTGTACGTAGGCTGCGGCGAACGGGGCAATGAGATGACCGACGTGCTCATGGAATTTCCGCAGCTTAAAGACCCTAAAACCGGTGAACCGCTTATGCAGCGGACAGTGCTCATTGCCAATACTTCTGATATGCCTGTAGCTGCCCGTGAGGCTTCCATATATACCGGTATTACCATTGCGGAATATTTTAGGGACATGGGCTATGATGTGGCTATAATGGCTGACTCCACATCAAGGTGGGCTGAGGCCCTTCGTGAGATGTCGGGCCGTCTGGAGGAGATGCCGGGGGAAGAGGGTTATCCGGCTTACTTAAGCTCCAGGCTGGCGGAGTTCTACGAGCGGGCTGGACGCGTCATATGTTTGGGGAAGGACGGCCGTGAAGGAAGCATAACTGCTATTGGCGCCGTTTCGCCACCCGGCGGTGACTTTTCAGAACCTGTTACCCAGGCTACATTGCGCATAGTGAAAGTTTTCTGGGCTTTGGATTCGCAGCTTGCATACCGCAGGCACTTTCCTGCTATAAATTGGCTGACAAGCTATTCGTTGTATATTGACCGGTTGAACGAATGGTATGACAAAGAGTTGTCGGAGGAATGGCTCAGGCTTAGGCAAGAGGCAATGGCCCTTTTGCAGGAGGAGGCACAGCTTGAGGAGATAGTCAGGCTGGTGGGCGTGGATGCATTGTCGGTGAGGGAAAGGCTGGTGCTGGAGGCTGCCAAATCCATAAGGGAAGATTACCTGCACCAGAATGCTTTCCACGATGTGGATACCTATACCTCCCTTGCCAAACAATATAAGATGCTCAAGTTGATCATCGAGTTCTATCGTCTTGGGCAAAAAGCTTTGGATGCAGGGGCCGAGTTCAGCCAGGTGGTAAGCCTGCCTGTGAGGGAGCGCATAGGGCGGGCAAAATACATTCCCGAGGGGCAGCTTGGACAGCTGGATGAGATATTGAAAGAGCTAAGGGAACAGATGTCGTCCTTGATGTCAGAGGGAGGCATGAGCTATGCTTAA
- a CDS encoding V-type ATP synthase subunit B, protein MLKEYRTITEVVGPLMLVEHVEGAKYNELVEIEQANGEIRRGRVLEVDGDRALVQLFEGSHGLRIADSKVRFLGRSIELGVSRDMLGRVFDGMGRPIDGGPEIVPKKRMDINGEPINPAARDYPSEFIQTGISAIDGLNTLVRGQKLPIFSGAGLPHAQLAAQIARQACVPGSDTSFAVVFAAIGITFEEADFFISDFRRTGAIERAVLFMNLADDPAIERISTPRMALTAAEYLAFEEDMHVLVILTDITNYAEALREISAARKEVPGRRGYPGYMYTDLATMYERAGRIKGKKGSITQIPILTMPEDDKTHPIPDLTGYITEGQIILSRELYRKGINPPIDVLPSLSRLKDKGIGEGKTREDHADTMNQLFAAYARGKEAKELAVVLGEAALTDIDKLYAKFADEFERRYVSQGFETNRSIEETLNLGWELLSILPRSELKRIRDEYIDKYFPGNKGDE, encoded by the coding sequence ATGCTTAAAGAATACAGGACCATCACCGAGGTAGTGGGCCCTTTGATGCTGGTGGAACACGTTGAAGGGGCAAAGTATAACGAGCTGGTGGAGATCGAACAGGCCAATGGTGAGATTCGCAGGGGTCGCGTCCTTGAGGTGGATGGTGACAGGGCTCTGGTGCAGCTGTTTGAAGGTTCTCATGGGTTGAGGATTGCCGATAGCAAGGTGCGTTTTTTGGGAAGGAGCATTGAGCTAGGCGTATCCCGGGATATGCTGGGGCGCGTGTTTGATGGCATGGGAAGGCCAATAGATGGAGGGCCTGAGATTGTTCCCAAAAAGCGCATGGACATAAATGGTGAACCCATCAACCCGGCGGCTAGGGATTATCCTTCAGAGTTTATCCAGACAGGGATTTCGGCTATAGACGGCCTTAATACTCTAGTGCGTGGGCAAAAGCTGCCCATTTTCTCGGGAGCAGGACTTCCCCATGCCCAGCTGGCTGCGCAGATTGCCCGTCAGGCCTGTGTACCAGGCAGCGATACCAGCTTTGCGGTAGTCTTTGCTGCCATAGGTATAACCTTTGAAGAGGCCGACTTCTTCATATCGGACTTTCGAAGGACCGGCGCCATTGAAAGGGCTGTGCTGTTTATGAACCTGGCCGACGACCCGGCCATCGAGCGCATCTCCACGCCCCGTATGGCGTTGACGGCGGCTGAGTATCTGGCCTTTGAAGAGGATATGCATGTGCTGGTCATACTTACCGATATCACCAATTATGCTGAAGCCTTGAGAGAGATATCGGCTGCCCGCAAGGAAGTGCCTGGGCGTCGCGGTTATCCGGGCTACATGTATACTGACCTTGCTACAATGTACGAAAGGGCAGGAAGGATAAAGGGCAAAAAAGGTTCCATCACGCAGATCCCCATACTTACCATGCCGGAGGATGATAAGACCCATCCCATTCCTGATTTGACGGGCTATATCACAGAAGGGCAGATAATACTGAGCAGGGAGCTTTATCGCAAGGGTATAAACCCGCCCATTGACGTTCTGCCGTCGCTGTCCCGTTTGAAGGATAAAGGTATCGGTGAAGGCAAGACACGCGAGGACCATGCCGATACCATGAACCAGCTGTTTGCAGCCTATGCAAGGGGTAAGGAAGCCAAGGAGCTGGCAGTGGTGCTGGGTGAAGCGGCCCTCACTGATATAGATAAGCTGTATGCCAAATTTGCTGATGAGTTTGAGAGGCGGTATGTATCCCAGGGCTTTGAGACCAACCGTTCGATTGAAGAGACGCTCAATCTGGGCTGGGAGTTGCTTTCTATATTGCCAAGGAGTGAGCTTAAGCGCATCAGGGATGAGTACATCGATAAATATTTTCCCGGAAACAAAGGGGATGAATAG